In a genomic window of Punica granatum isolate Tunisia-2019 chromosome 6, ASM765513v2, whole genome shotgun sequence:
- the LOC116211588 gene encoding uncharacterized protein LOC116211588, which translates to MFRALSTRSHQRYEKLGEEPAIRLLDDQVKLQRSTTLPAGVFGTPLPRKFSPETVVPPSSQVKPSPAKKESTKSHPLFSLFDRRRKSKKTTTARPEFARYLEYVKEGGLWDVNSNKPVIYYR; encoded by the coding sequence ATGTTTAGAGCTCTCAGCACAAGAAGCCACCAGAGATACGAGAAGTTAGGCGAAGAGCCTGCGATCAGGCTTCTAGATGATCAAGTAAAACTCCAACGCTCCACGACTTTGCCCGCTGGGGTGTTCGGGACTCCGCTACCGAGGAAATTCTCACCGGAGACAGTCGTCCCGCCAAGTTCTCAGGTGAAGCCATCCCCCGCGAAGAAGGAAAGCACCAAGTCCCACCCTCTCTTCAGCCTCTTCGACCGCCGCCGTAAGAGCAAGAAGACTACCACAGCGAGGCCGGAGTTTGCGAGGTATTTGGAATATGTCAAGGAAGGTGGGTTGTGGGACGTGAATTCAAATAAGCCCGTGATTTACTACAGATGA